In the Hordeum vulgare subsp. vulgare chromosome 7H, MorexV3_pseudomolecules_assembly, whole genome shotgun sequence genome, one interval contains:
- the LOC123410287 gene encoding protein CHUP1, chloroplastic-like — translation MKEDIMFDNQSKPCKSRVDSKSNQNPLKPKFGSSWGSQIVKGFTADKKTKKTAAIASKKPPLASVGNVNQSNQQITYQSRVKRSLIGDFPCSPAGAQVHPHAFDCHGIRSPASHDLFLELDHLREQLRESKERESTLQSELQQCRENPRVSALEKELDSRKNEIDKLARLKTSLEAEKTSLSEQLSALSSMVEQHEETVRLDGHGNHASSADGDNVSSSGNLEFEVVELRRLNKELQFQKRSLAIKLSSAESKLSVLEKNAESEIVAKVQAEASLLRHTNANLSKQVEGLQMSRLTEVEELAYLRWINSCLRHELCSSDQTARAITDLGYNDGMACNDDHCDGNTRNGENSSDDKRLSIAERIKQWSQNDTNCQTSKKESLLDRAWIEATETRSPTRRHSLGGSKGCAQDLNIVKRRQSDTFICLPEATDEAVSCNKDQASREKRELLVDKYDFGQSDSSRFVLGKPEICKSQCLDVEKRTLRIPNPPPRPSVSLPHSGPSNGSTVNPPRPPPPPPPPKFSTRSTGVMKRAPQVAELYHSLMRRDSKKDTSGGGIGETANSANVRSSMIGEIENRSSHLQAIKADVETQGEFVKSLIKEVTDAAYKDIEDVVAFVKWLDDELGFLVDERAVLKHFDWPERKADTLREAAFGYQDLKKLETEVSNYKDDPRLPCDIALKKMITVSEKTERGVYSVLRTRDAMMRQCKEFNIPIDWMLDNNLISKIKFASVKLANMYMKRVAMELQYMGPLNKDLALEYMLLQAVRFAFRIHQFAGGFDTETMDAFEELRNLVHVRNSTQ, via the exons ATGAAAGAGGATATCATGTTCGACAACCAATCAAAGCCATGCAAATCGAGGGTTGATTCCAAAAGTAACCAAAATCCTCTCAAGCCCAAGTTTGGGTCATCATGGGGATCCCAGATTGTCAAGGGGTTCACAGCTGACAAGAAAACCAAGAAGACAGCAGCTATTGCAAGCAAGAAGCCGCCTCTTGCAAGCGTGGGGAATGTTAACCAGAGCAACCAACAGATTACATACCAGTCTAGGGTTAAGAGATCTCTGATAGGAGATTTTCCTTGCTCACCTGCTGGTGCTCAAGTTCATCCCCATGCCTTTGATTGCCACGGTATCAGGTCCCCGGCATCTCATGATCTTTTTCTTGAGTTGGACCATCTCAGGGAACAACTGCGTGAGTCCAAGGAAAGAGAATCAACTTTGCAATCAGAGTTGCAGCAATGCAGAGAAAATCCAAGGGTTTCGGCACTCGAGAAGGAGCTTGATTCTAGGAAGAATGAGATTGACAAGCTTGCACGGCTTAAAACTTCATTGGAAGCTGAGAAAACAAGCCTTTCTGAACAGCTATCAGCCCTGTCTTCTATGGTGGAGCAGCATGAAGAAACTGTAAGGTTGGATGGGCATGGCAATCACGCTTCTAGTGCGGATGGAGACAATGTATCTTCTTCAGGAAACTTGGAGTTTGAAGTTGTTGAGCTGCGTCGTTTAAACAAAGAGCTTCAGTTTCAGAAACGAAGTCTTGCAATCAAGCTCTCTTCAGCAGAGTCCAAATTGTCTGTCCTTGAAAAGAATGCAGAG AGCGAGATAGTCGCCAAGGTTCAAGCAGAGGCCTCATTGTTGCGGCACACCAATGCAaacttgagcaagcaagttgaggGCCTGCAAATGAGTCGGCTGACTGAGGTTGAGGAGCTTGCTTATCTTCGGTGGATTAATTCATGTTTACGTCATGAGCTCTGTAGCTCAGATCAAACAGCCAGAGCAATCACGGATCTCGGTTATAATGATGGTATGGCTTGTAATGATGATCATTGTGATGGCAACACCAGAAATGGTGAGAACAGTTCTGATGATAAAAGGCTCAGTATTGCCGAACGTATCAAGCAATGGTCTCAGAATGATACAAACTGTCAAACATCTAAAAAGGAATCTCTTCTTGATAGAGCATGGATTGAAGCCACAGAAACACGAAGCCCGACACGTAGGCACTCACTTGGTGGATCAAAGGGATGTGCACAGGACTTGAACATTGTGAAGAGAAGGCAATCTGATACCTTTATCTGCCTTCCAGAGGCAACAGATGAAGCAGTATCCTGTAATAAGGATCAGGCAAGCAGGGAGAAGCGTGAACTTCTAGTGGACAAGTATGATTTTGGTCAATCTGATAGTTCAAGATTTGTTCTTGGCAAGCCAGAAATATGCAAGTCTCAATGCTTGGATGTCGAAAAGCGCACCCTGCGCATTCCAAACCCTCCACCAAGACCTTCGGTGTCTCTGCCACATTCTGGTCCATCAAATGGATCGACTGTAAATCCACCCCGgccacctcctccgcctcctccgcctaAGTTTTCCACAAGAAGTACTGGAGTCATGAAGAGGGCACCACAAGTTGCAGAGCTTTACCATTCACTTATGAGAAGGGATTCAAAGAAAGATACTTCTGGGGGTGGAATCGGTGAAACTGCTAACTCAGCAAATGTGCGGAGTAGTATGATTGGTGAAATCGAGAACCGTTCTTCGCATTTGCAAGCT ATCAAGGCGGATGTTGAGACTCAAGGTGAATTTGTGAAATCATTGATCAAGGAGGTGACTGATGCAGCTTACAAAGATATAGAAGACGTGGTTGCATTTGTGAAGTGGCTTGATGATGAACTCGGTTTCCTG GTGGATGAGAGAGCAGTGCTGAAGCATTTTGATTGGCCCGAGAGGAAGGCAGACACTTTACGAGAGGCAGCTTTTGGCTACCAAGACCTTAAAAAGTTGGAAACAGAAGTTTCTAACTATAAAGACGATCCACGCCTTCCCTGTGACATTGCACTTAAGAAAATGATAACGGTGTCTGAAAA GACGGAGCGAGGCGTGTACAGTGTTCTGAGGACGAGGGATGCAATGATGAGGCAGTGTAAGGAGTTTAACATTCCAATTGACTGgatgcttgacaacaatcttaTTAGCAAG ATAAAATTTGCTTCTGTGAAACTAGCAAATATGTACATGAAAAGAGTTGCTATGGAGCTTCAGTACATGGGACCTCTGAACAAGGACCTAGCTCTGGAGTACATGCTGCTTCAGGCTGTGAGATTTGCCTTCAGAATTCATCAG TTTGCCGGAGGATTTGACACAGAGACCATGGATGCATTTGAGGAGCTGAGGAATCTTGTTCATGTTAGGAACAGTACCCAGTAG